A window from Oncorhynchus mykiss isolate Arlee chromosome 9, USDA_OmykA_1.1, whole genome shotgun sequence encodes these proteins:
- the LOC110531658 gene encoding perforin-1: MSGTQTSLVALLWLWGAWISPVLSSCTTGRPAECKAALSAPGTNLAGEGFDVVTMERKQAYVIDVDTWRKSDNGTCTLCVNPFMEGQTQRLPAAVVDWRPSQKCNMKLASMVYDSSEAFVSSSQTEVDVSWKIGLDIMTPQAKGSVMVGGTHSRAAKTVMSQSKKDKYSFIKQDIHCSYYRYRLLDDPPLHPEFSRSLGLLPPLYTAQTKVEYRYFLANFGTHFIKKVLLGGRVKSVTSLRVCQAALSGYNENEVKDCLEAEASVATVTGTAEVKTETKFCKADLQKRDIKDRFSSTFQERFTEVVGGQTDGTPDLLFSQTGGNSKAFADWASSLKTIPDVINYSLHPLHLLVKQASKRAGLKKAVEDYILEHALVKRCSGKCKGGSSSSAHDSCQCVCQASKEMTSQCCPQEKGQARLTVTVKNAKGLWGDTTTETDGFVKVSMDGAAMQTRVIYNNNNPAWNKVLDFGFVKLSLASELKFAVYDEDKTWYKSWNDLLGECSVRLGSHNNMCPMNHGTLYFSYKVDCATGLGGSTCGEYVPSGMNSDLSNLYTSRNSLNMTQDLLAHIRMGRPLGDPLAFVVKQKANGHGKNT; encoded by the exons ATGTCAG gcaCACAGACTTCTCTGGTTGCCCTGCTGTGGCTGTGGGGAGCGTGGAtttcccctgtcctgtcctcgtGCACCACGGGCCGGCCAGCAGAGTGCAAGGCTGCGCTGTCAGCTCCGGGTACCAACCTGGCGGGCGAGGGTTTTGACGTCGTCACCATGGAACGCAAGCAGGCCTATGTCATCGACGTGGACACCTGGAGGAAGAGCGATAACGGGACCTGTACCCTCTGTGTTAACCCTTTCATGGAAGGCCAGACTCAGAGGCTGCCTGCGGCTGTGGTGGACTGGCGTCCCTCGCAGAAGTGCAACATGAAGTTAGCCAGTATGGTCTACGACTCCAGCGAGGCGTTTGTGAGCAGCAGCCAGACAGAG GTAGATGTCAGTTGGAAGATTGGTCTGGACATTATGACCCCCCAGGCTAAGGGGTCGGTCATGGTGGGGGGCACCCACTCCAGAGCTGCCAAAACGGTGATGAGCCAGTCGAAGAAGGACAAGTACAGCTTCATCAAACAGGATATACACTGCTCTTATTACAG ATACCGCCTGCTAGATGACCCTCCCCTGCACCCTGAGTTCTCTCGCTCCCTGGGCCTCCTGCCCCCCCTCTACACAGCCCAGACCAAGGTTGAATACAGATATTTTCTTGCCAACTTTGGCACCCACTTCATCAAGAAGGTTCTCCTGGGGGGGCGGGTGAAGAGCGTGACCTCCCTGCGAGTGTGTCAGGCGGCCCTAAGTGGCTACAACGAGAACGAG GTCAAGGACTGTCTTGAGGCTGAGGCCTCCGTCGCCACCGTTACCGGAACAGCCGAAGTAAAGACAGAGACCAAGTTCTGCAAGGCGGATCTTCAGAAACGTGACATCAAGGACCGCTTCAGCAGCACCTTCCAAGAGAG GTTTACCGAGGTGGTGGGGGGACAGACGGACGGGACACCAGACTTGCTCTTCTCCCAAACGGGTGGAAACTCCAAGGCCTTCGCTGATTGGGCGAGCAGCCTGAAGACCATCCCTGACGTCATCAACTACTCCCTTCACCCCCTCCACCTATTGGTGAAGCAGGCAAGTAAGAGGGCTGGGCTGAAGAAGGCTGTGGAGGACTACATCCTGGAACATGCTCTGGTCAAGCGCTGCTCTGGGAAGTGCAAGGGAGGCTCCAGCTCCAGTGCCCACGACTCCTGCCAGTGTGTGTGCCAGGCCAGCAAGGAGATGACCAGCCAGTGCTGCCCGCAGGAGAAGGGCCAGGCCCGCCTTACCGTCACTGTGAAGAACGCCAAGGGCCTCTGGGGGGACACCACCACTGAGACCGACGGCTTCGTCAAG GTGTCAATGGATGGAGCAGCCATgcagaccagggtgatctacaacaacaacaaccccgCCTGGAACAAAGTATTAGACTTCGGTTTTGTCAAGCTCTCCCTGGCCAGCGAGCTGAAGTTTGCTGTGTATGATGAAGACAAAACCTGGTACAAGTCTTGGAACGACCTTCTGGGGGAGTGCAGCGTCCGGCTGGGTTCTCACAACAACATGTGTCCCATGAATCATGGAACCCTGTACTTTTCCTACAAGGTTGACTGTGCCACAGGACTTGGGGGCTCCACCTGTGGGGAGTATGTCCCCTCTGGGATGAACTCTGACCTCTCTAACCTCTACACCTCCCGCAACTCCCTCAACATGACCCAGGATCTGCTGGCTCACATCCGGATGGGCCGGCCCCTAGGAGACCCCCTGGCTTTCGTGGTTAAGCAGAAGGCTAATGGTCATGGAAAAAACACATGA